The proteins below are encoded in one region of Ereboglobus luteus:
- a CDS encoding TrmH family RNA methyltransferase — protein MLSKADIARLRSLREKKHREALGLFVVEGEKVIAELIAEKFPLIEIYATPDFRSEISNLKFKVTPVTDAEMARISHYPTPSTALAVGRITRHAPAPGELARGLTLALDDIQDPGNVGTLLRIADWFAFDRVVCSPECADLFSQKVINASMGSFSRVRVITAPLAPVLIEAAQAGTPVLGCDLGGGDVHELDPLHNAIVVVGSEGRGLTPEVRAAVTRLVTIPRHGRAESLNAAIAAAIVADNLRRRQS, from the coding sequence ATGCTATCCAAAGCCGACATCGCCCGACTCCGCTCACTTCGCGAAAAAAAACATCGCGAAGCGCTCGGCCTGTTTGTCGTCGAGGGCGAAAAAGTCATTGCCGAGCTTATCGCCGAAAAATTTCCCCTAATCGAAATCTACGCCACGCCTGATTTCCGTTCCGAAATTTCAAACCTAAAATTTAAAGTCACCCCGGTCACCGACGCCGAGATGGCTCGCATCAGCCACTACCCGACGCCGAGCACCGCGCTTGCCGTCGGCCGCATCACACGCCACGCGCCCGCCCCCGGCGAGCTTGCCCGCGGGCTCACCCTCGCGCTCGACGACATTCAGGACCCGGGCAACGTCGGCACGCTTTTGCGCATCGCCGACTGGTTTGCGTTCGACCGAGTCGTCTGCTCACCCGAATGCGCCGACCTCTTCAGCCAGAAAGTCATCAACGCCAGCATGGGCTCGTTCAGCCGCGTGCGCGTTATCACCGCCCCGCTCGCCCCCGTCCTCATCGAGGCCGCGCAAGCAGGCACGCCCGTCCTCGGCTGCGATCTCGGCGGCGGCGATGTGCACGAGCTCGATCCGCTGCACAACGCCATCGTTGTCGTCGGCAGCGAGGGGCGCGGACTCACGCCGGAAGTTCGCGCGGCGGTCACGCGACTTGTCACTATTCCCCGCCACGGCCGCGCCGAATCACTCAACGCCGCCATCGCCGCCGCCATTGTCGCCGACAATCTCCGTCGCCGGCAATCGTGA
- a CDS encoding RsmB/NOP family class I SAM-dependent RNA methyltransferase: MSRAENQLRTFETLWGEIHPHVRIDRNLPARIQQRLAKEKRFGSRDRRLYRELIYTALRHLPWLETQNTHASPSFIPHSELRISHLVLWLASDTPATLPLKQQLLANFPPAPATIAERAAILEQQPARLLPAWFREHCPAAFEPPEIDALHTRAPLWLRLQTDNPAPVFAEFTARGWTWQVSDTLPGAIELLAVNDPDLTKTEAHQRGLIEIQDLGSQLILPTALSSFSPSDLQSFSLFLDACAGAGGKTLQLARLLGPAAQIDATDPRPDALAELKTRAARANIKNIRILPQPALASGKPRSYDAVVVDAPCSGTGTWRRSPHLKYTTTEETIRAAAARQLEILARHAPLVRAAGILIYATCSLSRRENEDVVTAFLADPAHAGFSLVRQNTILPAAHNTDGFFTATLRRADDLNRLKST, from the coding sequence ATGTCCCGCGCCGAAAACCAGCTTCGCACCTTTGAGACACTTTGGGGCGAAATCCATCCCCACGTCCGCATCGACCGCAACCTCCCCGCGCGCATCCAGCAACGCCTCGCCAAGGAAAAACGCTTCGGCTCGCGAGACCGCCGCCTCTACCGCGAACTTATCTACACCGCGCTGCGCCACTTGCCCTGGCTCGAAACCCAAAACACCCACGCCAGCCCGTCCTTCATTCCGCATTCCGAACTCCGCATTTCGCATTTGGTGCTCTGGCTCGCCTCCGACACTCCCGCCACGCTTCCCCTCAAACAGCAACTCCTCGCCAACTTTCCGCCCGCGCCCGCCACCATCGCCGAACGCGCCGCAATCCTCGAACAACAACCCGCCAGGCTCCTCCCCGCGTGGTTTCGCGAACATTGTCCCGCCGCCTTCGAGCCGCCCGAAATCGACGCGCTCCACACCCGCGCGCCGCTCTGGCTCCGCCTGCAAACCGACAACCCCGCACCCGTCTTTGCCGAGTTCACAGCGCGCGGCTGGACATGGCAAGTTTCCGACACGCTCCCCGGCGCCATCGAACTCCTCGCCGTCAACGATCCCGATCTCACAAAAACCGAAGCTCACCAGCGCGGCCTCATCGAAATCCAAGACCTCGGCTCGCAGCTTATCCTCCCGACCGCGCTCTCATCTTTCAGCCCTTCAGACCTTCAGTCTTTCAGCCTTTTTCTCGACGCCTGCGCCGGCGCCGGGGGCAAAACACTCCAACTCGCAAGACTCCTCGGTCCCGCCGCGCAAATCGACGCCACCGATCCACGCCCCGACGCCCTCGCCGAGCTCAAAACCCGCGCCGCGCGCGCAAATATAAAAAACATCCGCATCCTCCCCCAACCCGCGCTTGCGTCCGGCAAGCCAAGATCCTACGACGCAGTCGTGGTCGACGCCCCGTGCAGCGGCACCGGCACATGGCGGCGCAGTCCACACCTCAAATACACGACAACAGAGGAAACCATCCGCGCCGCCGCCGCGCGCCAGCTCGAAATCCTGGCGCGCCACGCACCGCTCGTCCGCGCCGCCGGCATCCTCATCTACGCCACCTGCTCGCTCAGCCGCCGTGAAAACGAGGATGTTGTCACCGCCTTCCTCGCCGATCCCGCGCACGCCGGCTTTTCGCTCGTGCGACAAAACACCATTCTCCCCGCCGCCCACAACACCGACGGTTTTTTCACGGCCACGCTGCGGCGCGCCGACGATTTAAATCGACTTAAGTCGACTTAA
- a CDS encoding LPS-assembly protein LptD produces MIRRLFAIFILTLPSLCVFADGTATVSRTASALAREFVFQDFEFTADNVRTDRATRDVVYTGDARFTQGIALLTADELRYNRAGNTAVARGHVVFTRGPMRMLADELVYNIADGTFSVEAPRLGEFPYYISGARASGSAQAVTLTEATVSYQEPGVFVPQLGAGSLTYTSGPDQRIHTSNTRIGIGAVPVIKLPRLSQGVGGNSFIGNTSGRIGYRGNLGAFLDLGTLVPVADGLRLGGDVGYYTKRGLLFGPAAAYDIATPGGGRMTGSLNTGYIHDNGNRLTDILDRPVPTDRGFVTWRHSQGVTSNLRIFGEINYWSDSEIIRDFRRNEFYPVQQPDNFLEADYARDNFIISVFARAQLNSYYPVQQRLPEVRFDLLPSLIGVQGIYQKGQASAASLTDDSPLYLPASIDSNRLDAYYALYRPVAYKGIATLTPVFGARVTHYADANGKKDYTRYLGEIGFDATLRAAGTFDYKNEKWGIDGLRHLVTPRLSYRYIPKADKGSAYIPPVDDQTFSTYLQPLGLDEIRNIDQISPTNTFRIGLDNTLQTRDKEYGSRDLAMLNLAADFRLDRTAPDGEHDLSAIHAELALMPAPWLRFNLYQSFTPQDFTLREINTGFSINDGSLWSAGLSTHYLKGQINEYIAEGRYRLNETYQAYARLRYDAREHRFNERSFGIIQKLGHNLWTIRYGISLYEGQARESKFGFSIEVRLMNF; encoded by the coding sequence GTGATTCGTCGCCTTTTCGCCATTTTTATTCTCACATTGCCGTCGCTCTGCGTTTTTGCGGACGGCACGGCGACGGTGTCACGCACGGCGTCCGCGCTCGCGCGCGAGTTTGTTTTTCAGGATTTCGAATTCACCGCGGACAATGTGCGCACTGATCGCGCAACGCGTGATGTCGTTTACACCGGCGACGCCCGTTTCACCCAGGGCATCGCGCTCCTCACCGCCGACGAGCTGCGCTACAACCGCGCGGGCAACACCGCCGTCGCGCGCGGCCATGTCGTTTTCACGCGCGGCCCCATGCGCATGCTGGCCGACGAGCTTGTCTACAACATCGCCGACGGCACGTTCTCCGTCGAGGCGCCGCGGCTCGGCGAGTTTCCCTACTACATTTCGGGCGCGCGCGCGTCCGGCTCCGCGCAGGCCGTCACGCTCACGGAGGCCACCGTCTCGTATCAGGAACCCGGCGTCTTTGTCCCGCAGCTCGGTGCCGGCTCGCTCACCTACACAAGCGGGCCCGACCAGCGTATCCACACATCGAATACACGCATCGGCATCGGCGCGGTTCCCGTCATCAAGCTGCCGCGCCTTTCGCAGGGCGTCGGAGGGAATTCTTTCATCGGCAACACCAGCGGCAGGATTGGTTATCGCGGCAACCTCGGCGCGTTCCTCGACCTTGGCACGCTTGTGCCCGTCGCCGACGGACTCCGGCTCGGCGGCGATGTGGGTTACTACACCAAGCGCGGCCTCCTTTTCGGCCCCGCCGCCGCCTACGACATCGCCACACCCGGCGGCGGGCGCATGACCGGCTCGCTCAACACCGGCTACATCCACGACAACGGCAACCGCCTTACCGATATCCTCGACCGCCCCGTGCCGACCGACCGGGGATTCGTCACGTGGCGGCACAGCCAGGGTGTCACGTCCAACCTGCGCATTTTTGGCGAGATAAACTACTGGAGCGATTCCGAAATCATTCGCGATTTCAGGCGCAACGAGTTCTATCCCGTGCAGCAGCCGGACAACTTTCTCGAGGCCGACTATGCGCGCGACAACTTCATCATTTCCGTCTTCGCCCGCGCGCAGCTCAACTCCTACTACCCCGTCCAGCAACGCCTCCCCGAAGTCCGCTTCGACCTCCTCCCCTCCCTCATCGGCGTGCAGGGTATTTATCAAAAAGGCCAGGCCAGCGCCGCCTCGCTCACCGACGACTCGCCGCTTTATCTGCCCGCAAGCATCGACAGCAACCGCCTCGATGCCTACTACGCGCTCTACCGCCCCGTCGCCTACAAGGGCATAGCCACGCTCACTCCCGTGTTCGGCGCGCGCGTCACCCACTATGCCGATGCCAACGGCAAAAAAGACTACACGCGCTACCTCGGCGAAATCGGCTTCGACGCCACGCTCCGCGCCGCCGGCACTTTTGATTACAAAAACGAAAAATGGGGCATCGACGGCCTCCGCCACCTCGTCACGCCGCGCCTCTCCTACCGCTACATCCCGAAAGCCGACAAGGGCTCGGCCTATATTCCGCCCGTTGACGACCAAACTTTCTCCACCTATCTCCAGCCGCTCGGCCTCGATGAGATTCGCAACATCGACCAAATCAGCCCCACGAACACCTTCCGCATCGGCCTCGACAACACACTCCAGACCCGCGACAAGGAATACGGCTCGCGCGACCTCGCCATGCTCAACCTCGCCGCCGATTTTCGTCTCGACCGCACCGCGCCCGACGGCGAGCACGACCTCTCCGCAATCCATGCCGAACTCGCGCTCATGCCCGCGCCGTGGCTCCGCTTCAATCTCTACCAAAGTTTCACGCCGCAGGATTTCACACTCCGTGAAATCAACACCGGTTTCTCAATCAACGACGGCTCGCTCTGGTCTGCCGGCCTGTCCACGCACTACCTGAAAGGCCAGATCAACGAATACATCGCCGAGGGCCGCTACCGCCTCAACGAAACCTACCAGGCCTACGCACGCCTGCGCTACGACGCGCGCGAGCATCGCTTCAACGAGCGCAGCTTCGGCATCATCCAAAAACTCGGCCACAACCTCTGGACGATTCGCTACGGCATCTCGCTCTACGAAGGCCAGGCCCGCGAAAGCAAATTCGGCTTTAGCATCGAGGTTCGCCTCATGAATTTCTAG
- a CDS encoding thymidine phosphorylase → MSAVPKSSSLFPQHVIAAKRDARKLTRDEIDAFVRGATDGSWTDYQLSAMLMAICIRGMDTDETAALTEAMMNSGTVADLPGVCLPKVDKHSTGGVGDKVSIHLAPMVAACGVAVPMMSGRGLGHTGGTLDKLEAIPGFRVGLTLPEYRAQMETLGVALIGQTAELAPADKKLYALRDVTGTVESIPLITGSILSKKLAEGIDSLVLDVKFGAGAFMREKARARELATTMVAACRHLGKPARALLTAMNQPLGRAVGNALEIAECVDCLRGNGPADLMEVTYALGEQMLLLAGVAKTADEARAKLENAIAGGAALEKLRALIVAQNGDPRVIDDPAAYLPRAKYQEAVVAGSGAGGYVAGVDAMGIALAALNLGAGRVRAEDKVDHAVGISSLVKAGERVEEGDTLAVIHANNEGALAEARESVTRAITFSQAPVAVEPLVAEII, encoded by the coding sequence ATGAGCGCCGTGCCAAAATCCTCATCGCTTTTCCCCCAGCATGTGATCGCCGCGAAAAGGGACGCGCGAAAACTCACGCGCGACGAGATCGACGCTTTTGTGCGCGGCGCGACCGACGGCTCCTGGACCGATTACCAACTGAGCGCGATGCTCATGGCAATTTGTATTCGAGGAATGGATACAGACGAAACCGCCGCGCTCACGGAAGCGATGATGAACTCGGGCACGGTCGCGGACTTGCCGGGCGTTTGCCTTCCCAAGGTTGACAAGCACTCGACCGGCGGGGTGGGGGACAAGGTCTCCATTCACCTCGCGCCGATGGTCGCGGCGTGCGGCGTGGCGGTGCCGATGATGAGCGGGCGCGGCCTCGGGCACACGGGCGGCACGCTCGACAAGCTGGAGGCGATTCCGGGCTTTCGCGTCGGGCTGACCCTGCCTGAGTATCGCGCGCAAATGGAAACGCTCGGCGTTGCGCTCATCGGGCAGACCGCCGAACTCGCGCCCGCCGACAAAAAACTTTACGCGTTGCGCGATGTGACGGGCACGGTCGAAAGCATTCCGCTCATCACGGGCAGCATTCTGTCCAAAAAGCTCGCCGAGGGAATCGACTCGCTCGTGCTCGACGTGAAGTTCGGCGCGGGCGCGTTCATGAGGGAAAAGGCCCGCGCGCGCGAACTCGCGACGACGATGGTCGCCGCGTGCCGCCATCTGGGCAAACCCGCGCGCGCATTGCTCACCGCGATGAACCAGCCGCTTGGCCGCGCCGTGGGCAACGCGCTCGAAATCGCGGAGTGCGTTGATTGCCTGCGCGGCAACGGCCCGGCGGATTTGATGGAGGTCACTTATGCGCTTGGCGAACAGATGCTGCTTCTCGCGGGTGTTGCGAAAACGGCGGACGAGGCGCGTGCAAAATTGGAAAACGCAATCGCGGGCGGCGCGGCGCTCGAAAAACTGCGCGCGCTCATCGTCGCGCAAAACGGCGATCCCCGCGTGATCGATGATCCGGCTGCGTATTTGCCTCGGGCGAAATATCAGGAGGCGGTTGTTGCCGGTTCCGGCGCGGGCGGCTATGTCGCGGGGGTTGACGCGATGGGCATTGCGCTTGCCGCGCTCAATCTCGGCGCGGGCCGTGTTCGCGCGGAGGATAAGGTCGACCATGCGGTTGGCATTTCGAGTCTCGTGAAAGCGGGCGAGCGCGTCGAGGAGGGCGACACGCTCGCGGTTATCCATGCGAACAACGAGGGCGCGCTTGCGGAGGCCCGAGAAAGCGTGACGAGGGCAATCACGTTTTCGCAGGCGCCGGTCGCGGTGGAGCCGCTGGTGGCCGAAATCATTTAA
- a CDS encoding nuclear transport factor 2 family protein: MKNNPIKTNAADRNHPGFKKEAEPFFNIVMEGLKGRVDGDHFWDAVSEDAVFEFRYRFPGFAGKIVGRDAYMEWFEGYSAVLHSTDNLRTYEATAAGVIILEYEVHGIIPSTGKKYDNRFCSIVTVRDKKIAHWIDYCDSLAIMTSYSPD; the protein is encoded by the coding sequence ATGAAAAACAATCCGATTAAAACAAATGCCGCGGACAGAAATCATCCGGGATTTAAGAAAGAGGCGGAACCCTTTTTTAATATAGTAATGGAGGGATTGAAGGGGCGCGTGGACGGCGATCATTTCTGGGACGCGGTGTCGGAGGACGCTGTTTTCGAGTTCAGATACCGTTTCCCGGGTTTTGCCGGTAAAATAGTTGGCCGGGATGCATACATGGAATGGTTTGAAGGTTATTCCGCCGTCTTGCACTCGACGGATAATCTAAGGACTTATGAAGCGACCGCAGCGGGGGTTATTATCTTAGAGTATGAAGTGCACGGAATAATCCCGTCCACGGGCAAAAAATACGACAATCGGTTTTGCTCCATCGTAACGGTAAGGGACAAAAAGATCGCCCATTGGATAGATTACTGTGACTCACTCGCTATAATGACTTCATACAGTCCTGATTAA
- a CDS encoding ATP-dependent Clp protease ATP-binding subunit, with protein MEPMNNFTPRATQVLALARKEADRFQHNYVGTEHLLLGLIKLGQGVAVSVLQKMGLDLETVRGAVEKQVGVGNDGKSAGNIPYTPRVKKVLALAGKEAKTLNHSYVGTEHLLLGLLREGEGVAARVLKSLDVDIERTRNEILRELDPNFTGGAGSSAGEADTPEEAGAGSPQRPGGAPEDKKEVKTPALKAFGRDLTELARKGELDPVVGRKNEIRRVIQILCRRTKNNPVLIGEAGVGKTAIVEGLALEIANGIVPEILMDKKIIGLDLALMVAGTKYRGQFEERIKAVMDEIRRAKNVILFIDELHTIVGAGAAEGAMDASNIFKPALSRGELQCIGATTLNEYRKYIEKDSALDRRFQSVKVEPPSIEDTITILKGIRGKYEDHHKAIFTDKSLEAAVKLSDRYITGRFLPDKAIDVMDEAGSRARIANMARPPDIEALTKEIEETCKQKEAAIAQQQFEEAAKFRDQEKQLRAKQEQILADWKKSRDEKRVEIGEDLMMQVVADWTGIPLTRMEKKDSEKLLTLETEIQKVVIGQDPAASAIARALRRSRADLKDPRRPIGSFMFVGPTGVGKTETAKQLAAQMFGNQDALIQIDMSEYMEKHAVSRLIGSPPGYVGYDEGGQLTEAVRRKPYAVILFDEVEKAHPDVLQILLQILEDGRLTDAMGRSVDFRNTIIIMTSNVGASLLQRQTSMGFAAATSGISDHEKMREKVLEEAKRVFRPEFLNRISDIIFFRPLDKADITKIVELEVSKFAKRLVERKITLNFTDEAKMLLVDKGYDEKYGARPLRRAVEHYLEDPLAEAILRGDIKDGAPVEITRDGEKLAFAQPNAPTTPPAPASSE; from the coding sequence ATGGAACCAATGAACAACTTCACTCCCCGCGCCACCCAAGTCCTCGCTCTTGCGCGCAAGGAGGCCGACCGCTTCCAACACAACTACGTCGGCACCGAACACCTCCTTCTCGGCCTCATCAAACTCGGCCAGGGCGTCGCCGTCAGCGTGCTCCAGAAAATGGGCCTCGACCTCGAAACCGTCCGCGGCGCGGTCGAGAAACAAGTCGGCGTCGGCAACGACGGCAAAAGCGCCGGCAACATTCCCTACACGCCCCGCGTGAAAAAAGTCCTCGCGCTCGCCGGCAAGGAGGCAAAGACACTCAACCACTCCTACGTCGGCACCGAGCATCTCCTCCTCGGCCTCCTGCGCGAAGGCGAGGGCGTCGCCGCCCGCGTCCTCAAGTCGCTCGACGTCGACATCGAGCGCACCCGCAACGAAATCCTTCGCGAGCTCGATCCCAACTTCACCGGCGGCGCGGGCTCCTCCGCGGGCGAAGCCGACACACCCGAGGAAGCCGGCGCGGGCTCTCCGCAACGCCCCGGTGGCGCCCCCGAGGACAAAAAGGAAGTCAAGACACCCGCGCTCAAGGCATTCGGACGCGACCTCACCGAACTCGCCCGCAAAGGCGAGCTCGACCCCGTCGTCGGTCGCAAAAACGAAATCCGCCGCGTCATCCAGATCCTCTGCCGCCGCACGAAAAACAATCCCGTTTTGATTGGCGAAGCCGGTGTCGGCAAAACCGCCATCGTCGAGGGTCTCGCCCTCGAAATCGCCAACGGCATTGTCCCTGAAATCCTCATGGACAAAAAGATCATCGGCCTCGACCTCGCGCTCATGGTTGCCGGCACCAAATACCGCGGCCAGTTCGAGGAACGCATCAAGGCCGTCATGGACGAAATCCGCCGCGCCAAGAACGTCATCCTCTTCATCGACGAACTCCACACCATCGTCGGAGCCGGCGCCGCCGAGGGCGCGATGGACGCCTCCAACATCTTCAAGCCCGCGCTCTCGCGCGGCGAGCTCCAGTGCATCGGCGCCACCACCCTCAACGAATACCGCAAGTATATCGAAAAGGACAGCGCCCTCGACCGCCGTTTCCAGTCCGTGAAAGTCGAGCCGCCCTCCATCGAGGACACCATCACCATCCTCAAGGGCATCCGCGGCAAATACGAGGATCACCACAAGGCCATCTTCACCGACAAATCACTCGAGGCCGCCGTCAAGCTCTCCGACCGCTACATCACCGGCCGCTTCCTTCCCGACAAGGCCATCGATGTCATGGACGAGGCCGGCTCGCGCGCCCGCATCGCCAACATGGCCCGTCCGCCCGACATCGAGGCCCTCACCAAGGAAATCGAGGAAACCTGCAAACAAAAGGAAGCCGCCATCGCGCAACAACAATTCGAGGAGGCCGCCAAATTTCGCGACCAGGAAAAACAACTCCGCGCCAAGCAGGAGCAAATCCTCGCCGACTGGAAAAAATCCCGCGACGAAAAACGCGTTGAAATCGGCGAGGACCTCATGATGCAGGTCGTCGCCGACTGGACCGGCATTCCGCTCACGCGCATGGAGAAAAAAGACAGCGAAAAACTCCTCACGCTCGAAACCGAAATCCAGAAAGTCGTCATCGGCCAGGACCCCGCCGCCAGCGCCATCGCGCGCGCGCTGCGCCGCTCCCGCGCCGACCTCAAGGACCCGCGCCGCCCCATCGGCAGCTTCATGTTTGTCGGCCCCACCGGCGTCGGCAAAACCGAGACCGCCAAGCAACTCGCCGCGCAAATGTTCGGCAACCAGGACGCGCTCATCCAGATCGACATGAGCGAATACATGGAAAAGCACGCCGTCTCGCGCCTCATCGGCTCGCCCCCCGGCTACGTCGGTTACGACGAGGGCGGCCAGCTCACCGAGGCCGTGCGCCGCAAACCCTACGCCGTCATCCTCTTCGACGAAGTGGAAAAAGCGCACCCCGACGTGCTGCAAATCCTCCTCCAAATCCTTGAGGACGGACGCCTCACCGACGCGATGGGCCGCAGCGTTGATTTCCGAAACACCATCATCATCATGACCTCGAACGTCGGCGCCTCGCTCCTGCAACGCCAGACCTCGATGGGCTTCGCCGCCGCCACCAGCGGCATCAGCGACCATGAGAAAATGCGTGAGAAAGTTCTCGAGGAGGCGAAGCGCGTCTTCCGTCCCGAGTTCCTGAACCGCATCTCGGACATCATCTTCTTCCGTCCGCTCGACAAAGCCGACATCACGAAAATCGTGGAGCTCGAAGTTTCGAAATTTGCGAAACGCCTCGTTGAGCGCAAAATCACGCTCAACTTCACCGATGAAGCCAAGATGCTGCTCGTTGACAAAGGCTACGACGAAAAATACGGCGCCCGCCCGCTGCGCCGCGCCGTGGAGCATTATCTTGAAGACCCGCTTGCCGAGGCGATCCTGCGCGGCGACATCAAGGACGGCGCGCCGGTGGAAATCACCCGTGACGGCGAAAAACTCGCCTTCGCCCAACCCAACGCCCCGACCACGCCCCCCGCACCGGCGTCGTCGGAGTGA
- a CDS encoding protein arginine kinase, protein MTFGSLIATPSDLTDTASSKCAIVMMTRIRLARNLASHRFPGRASPDERAEIRAACQQTINNLPLMQPAYDLAISDLTELQKQILVERHLISRELSASPDGAAAMISNDHTCSVMINEEDHLRIQFLRAGFQLKKTWAAINAFDTAIEDTLEYAFSPTLGYLTACPTNVGTGLRASAMMHLPALVIGGHMEKVVRAVNQLGIVVRGQFGEGSDASGSIFQISNQTTLGESEEQIIKRLSAVLSSIVEHELNARARLIENDSSKLFDKIGRAYGILQNAHLLTSSEAMNLLSLVRLGIDLGIFPDSGRPLVDRLFIESQPGHIQNNAGQAQIEPALRDTLRAAQTRAAFADFAPPNFIPAIEEPPSEPDAAPSQN, encoded by the coding sequence ATGACGTTTGGCAGTCTCATCGCCACGCCGTCCGACCTCACCGACACCGCCTCCAGCAAATGCGCCATCGTCATGATGACGCGCATCCGCCTCGCGCGCAACCTCGCCTCCCACCGCTTCCCCGGACGCGCCAGCCCGGACGAACGCGCCGAAATCCGCGCCGCATGCCAGCAGACCATCAACAACCTCCCGTTGATGCAGCCTGCCTACGACCTCGCGATCTCCGATCTCACCGAGCTTCAAAAGCAAATCCTCGTCGAACGCCACCTCATCTCGCGCGAGCTCTCCGCCTCGCCCGACGGCGCCGCCGCCATGATCAGCAACGACCACACGTGCTCCGTCATGATCAACGAGGAGGACCACCTCCGCATCCAGTTTCTCCGCGCCGGCTTCCAGCTCAAGAAAACCTGGGCCGCCATCAACGCCTTCGACACCGCCATCGAGGACACGCTCGAATACGCCTTCTCGCCCACCCTCGGCTATCTCACCGCCTGCCCGACCAACGTCGGCACCGGCCTGCGCGCCTCCGCCATGATGCACCTCCCCGCCCTCGTCATCGGCGGTCACATGGAAAAAGTCGTCCGCGCCGTGAACCAGCTCGGCATCGTCGTGCGCGGCCAGTTCGGCGAGGGCTCCGACGCCTCCGGCTCCATCTTCCAAATCTCCAACCAAACCACGCTCGGCGAATCCGAGGAGCAAATCATCAAGCGCCTCTCCGCCGTGCTCAGCTCCATCGTCGAGCACGAGCTCAACGCCCGCGCGCGCCTCATCGAAAACGACTCCTCCAAGCTCTTCGACAAAATCGGCCGCGCCTACGGCATCCTCCAAAACGCGCACCTGCTCACCTCCAGCGAGGCGATGAACCTCCTCTCGCTCGTGCGCCTCGGCATCGACCTCGGCATCTTCCCCGACTCGGGGCGCCCGCTCGTCGACCGCCTCTTCATCGAAAGCCAGCCCGGCCATATCCAAAACAACGCAGGCCAGGCCCAAATCGAACCCGCCCTCCGCGACACGCTCCGCGCCGCCCAAACCCGCGCCGCCTTCGCCGACTTCGCGCCGCCCAACTTCATCCCTGCCATCGAAGAGCCGCCGTCCGAACCCGACGCCGCCCCTTCGCAAAACTAA
- a CDS encoding UvrB/UvrC motif-containing protein, whose translation MANQLKCVSCGKPATVHFTQILNNKVHKVDLCEACAQEKGLTTLAGFELPLDLFPPKATSEPTAAAPESGLTLRCEKCGFTEADFKKTGRFGCPHCYETFKQMLGPMLDGMHKGTAHTGKVPRHAAARKEYHDRLSQLELTLASAIKDERYEDAARYRDEIAQVKQTYGKQEAAS comes from the coding sequence ATGGCCAATCAGCTCAAATGCGTCTCCTGCGGAAAACCCGCAACCGTGCACTTTACTCAAATTCTTAACAATAAAGTGCATAAGGTCGATCTCTGCGAGGCGTGCGCCCAGGAAAAAGGCCTCACCACACTCGCGGGATTTGAGCTCCCCCTCGATCTTTTCCCGCCCAAGGCCACATCTGAACCGACCGCCGCCGCTCCCGAATCCGGCCTCACGCTTCGTTGCGAAAAATGCGGCTTCACCGAGGCCGACTTCAAGAAAACGGGCCGCTTCGGCTGTCCCCACTGCTACGAAACCTTCAAACAAATGCTCGGCCCCATGCTCGACGGCATGCACAAGGGCACCGCGCACACCGGCAAGGTTCCCCGCCACGCCGCCGCGCGCAAGGAATACCACGACCGCCTTTCACAACTAGAACTCACACTGGCCAGCGCCATCAAGGACGAACGCTACGAGGACGCTGCCCGCTACCGCGATGAAATCGCCCAAGTCAAACAAACCTACGGGAAACAGGAAGCCGCGAGCTAA